In Salinigranum marinum, one DNA window encodes the following:
- a CDS encoding DUF7130 family rubredoxin-like protein codes for MSEKTSTAAADTESVVDVEIGTTVYDADGTELGTVRGLDDVGFYVRSVGGTGKVGLGEARDVFGKAYVMWRCWECGEMGRIEGDLPASCPACGAAREDLYYWAED; via the coding sequence ATGTCGGAGAAGACATCCACCGCCGCAGCCGACACCGAGAGCGTCGTCGACGTGGAGATCGGCACCACGGTGTACGACGCCGACGGCACCGAACTGGGGACCGTCCGCGGACTGGACGACGTCGGCTTCTACGTCCGCTCCGTCGGGGGAACGGGGAAGGTGGGCCTCGGCGAGGCTCGTGACGTCTTCGGGAAGGCGTACGTGATGTGGCGCTGCTGGGAGTGCGGCGAGATGGGCCGCATCGAGGGCGACCTCCCAGCGTCGTGTCCGGCGTGCGGTGCCGCGCGCGAGGATCTGTACTACTGGGCCGAGGACTGA
- the polC gene encoding DNA polymerase II large subunit — protein MRPADERYFERMESRLDEAFERAEAAKAQGWDPKPEVEIPVAKDMADRVENILEIPGVAERVRDLEGRMSREEAALALVTDFVEGSVGEYESKAGKIEGAVRTAVALLTEGVVAAPIEGIDRVEVLENDDGTEFVNVYYAGPIRSAGGTAQALSVLVADYARTLLDIDEYKPRTDEVERYVEEVTLYDKDTGLQYSPKDKETRFIARNMPIMLDGEATGDEEVSGYRDLERVDTNNSRGGMCLVLAEGIALKAPKIQRYTRKLDEVDWPWLQDLIDGTIGDDTADAEAGEETDESAAADRTSDELEDDSPDEPAGPPRVEPATKFLRDLIAGRPVFGHPSTPGGFRLRYGRARNHGFATAGVHPATMHLVDDFLATGTQIKTERPGKAAGVVPVDSIEGPTIRLANGDVRRIDDPAEALELRNGVEAILDLGEYLVNYGEFVENNHPLAPSSYTVEWWRQDLEHAGGDVQALSDDPHVDLADPTPAEAFRWATEYDCPLHPAYTYLWHDLSVPDFEALADAVEAGSVEAATADGGVALDRPADELDGVLVLPRTETTTHALETLLVEHRQTADELRVPEWGPFVRSLGFTLDLDRTWERLSEDARTWGGGENAVAAVNEVAPFRVRERAPTRIGARMGRPEKSESRDLSPAVHTLFPISEAGGSQRDVSAAAKARGDDGHRGHFDVQMGRRLCPDCGTETYKSRCPECAGHTEPHYECDDCGTVVEPDDAGRVYCDRCERDVSSVAWQPVDLNTELRAALDDVGEREASFDILKGVKGLMSSNKTPEPIQKGVLRAKHGVSSFKDGTVRYDMTDLPVTSIRPSELDVSAADFRELGYDTDVDGDPLRFDDQLVELKVQDIVLSDGAAEHMLKTADFVDDLLTRFYDLPPFYEVDERQDLVGELVFGMAPHTSAAVVGRVVGFTSAAVGYAHPYFHAAKRRNCFHPDTKLWFRDEDGQWRHERIEAFVEDRLDDPDQDDFGTLVQDLETEVFVPSLDETGTQVVKPVQAVSKHRAPEHLVHVETRSGRELTVTPDHEMQVFDGENVVSRLAAELTTDDHAITPAELESVRPDIECPRFDLLAEFLSLDDFPLERLTIRGLDRDRLYALFESTLADEWVGPFYPLQSTAEYLGLSKKRLGNYLYRESLPVTLLRELFESDSELCARLPDDVQLGLTRDRTSIDRTVEVDERLATLLGYYAAEGFTRAQETSKGTVHQTTICGTEPEARDFFVETLRDSFGVHPCAENDAEVTASGRLLQTFFDTVLDSGPTAAEKRTPQCIFDAPDATVESYLRGYFSGDGTVESGALVVSATTVSPELKEDLVALLKRLGIASHVNAHEPAPLCEQFPDSADIDDDESISTPSYVLRITSSDAVRFSRRVGLHLSRKDEQLRRRVGETPVAGRRVFDGGTGEYLVESIVSVEYVAATGDHTYCLTVEDTHSLVANDLYTKQCDGDEDCVMLLMDGLLNFSKEFLPDKRGGQMDAPLVMSSRIDPSEIDDEAHNVDIVREYPREFYEATLEMADPESVDITIAEETLDTDHEYHGFEHSHDTSNIALGPDLSAYKTLGSMMEKMDAQLELARKLRAVDETDVAERVIEYHFLPDLIGNLRAFSRQETRCLDCGAKYRRVPLTGECRECGGRVNLTVHRGSVNKYMETAIRVADEYDCRDYTKQRLEVLEKSLESVFENDKNKQSGIADFM, from the coding sequence GTGAGACCCGCGGACGAGCGCTACTTCGAGCGGATGGAGTCGCGGCTCGACGAGGCGTTCGAGCGCGCGGAGGCGGCCAAAGCGCAGGGGTGGGACCCCAAGCCCGAGGTCGAGATCCCCGTCGCGAAGGACATGGCCGACCGCGTCGAGAACATCCTCGAGATCCCCGGCGTGGCCGAGCGCGTCCGTGACCTCGAAGGGCGGATGTCCCGCGAGGAGGCCGCGCTTGCACTCGTCACCGACTTCGTCGAGGGCTCCGTCGGGGAGTACGAGTCGAAGGCCGGGAAGATCGAGGGCGCGGTCCGGACCGCGGTGGCGCTGCTCACGGAGGGCGTCGTCGCCGCCCCGATCGAGGGGATCGACCGCGTCGAGGTACTGGAGAACGACGACGGCACCGAATTCGTCAACGTCTACTACGCCGGCCCCATCCGCTCGGCGGGCGGGACCGCACAGGCGCTGTCGGTGCTCGTGGCCGACTACGCCCGGACGCTCCTCGACATCGACGAGTACAAACCTCGCACGGACGAGGTCGAGCGCTACGTCGAGGAGGTCACCCTCTACGACAAGGACACCGGTCTGCAGTACTCGCCGAAGGACAAGGAGACGCGCTTCATCGCCCGGAACATGCCGATCATGCTCGACGGCGAGGCGACGGGCGACGAGGAGGTGTCGGGCTACCGCGACCTCGAACGGGTCGACACGAACAATTCCCGCGGCGGCATGTGTCTGGTGCTCGCCGAGGGGATCGCGCTGAAAGCCCCGAAGATCCAGCGCTACACCCGCAAGCTCGACGAGGTCGACTGGCCGTGGCTACAGGACCTCATCGACGGCACCATCGGCGACGACACGGCCGACGCGGAGGCGGGAGAGGAGACGGACGAGTCGGCGGCGGCGGACCGCACCTCGGACGAACTCGAGGACGACTCCCCCGACGAACCGGCGGGCCCGCCGCGGGTCGAGCCCGCGACCAAGTTCCTCCGCGACCTCATCGCCGGCCGTCCCGTCTTCGGCCACCCGTCGACTCCCGGTGGCTTCAGGCTCAGGTACGGGCGCGCGCGCAACCACGGCTTCGCCACGGCGGGCGTCCACCCTGCGACGATGCACCTGGTCGACGACTTCCTCGCGACCGGGACGCAGATCAAGACCGAACGGCCGGGCAAGGCCGCCGGCGTCGTCCCCGTCGACTCGATCGAGGGGCCCACCATCCGGCTGGCGAACGGCGACGTCCGCCGGATCGACGACCCCGCGGAGGCGCTCGAACTCAGAAACGGTGTCGAGGCCATCCTCGACCTCGGCGAGTACCTCGTCAACTACGGCGAGTTCGTCGAGAACAACCACCCGCTCGCGCCGTCGTCGTACACCGTCGAGTGGTGGCGGCAGGACCTCGAACACGCGGGCGGCGACGTGCAGGCGCTGTCGGACGACCCCCACGTCGACCTCGCCGACCCGACCCCGGCGGAGGCGTTCAGGTGGGCCACGGAGTACGACTGCCCTCTCCACCCGGCATACACGTACCTGTGGCACGACCTCTCCGTTCCCGACTTCGAGGCGCTCGCCGACGCGGTCGAGGCTGGGAGTGTCGAGGCGGCGACGGCCGACGGCGGCGTCGCGCTCGACCGCCCGGCCGACGAACTCGACGGGGTGCTCGTCCTGCCCCGGACCGAGACGACGACCCACGCGCTGGAAACCCTGCTCGTCGAACACCGACAGACCGCCGACGAGCTCCGCGTGCCCGAGTGGGGGCCGTTCGTCCGCTCGCTCGGTTTTACGCTCGACCTCGACCGCACCTGGGAGCGCCTCTCCGAAGACGCGCGGACGTGGGGAGGGGGAGAAAACGCCGTCGCGGCCGTCAACGAAGTCGCCCCGTTTCGGGTCCGAGAGCGGGCACCCACTCGGATCGGCGCGCGGATGGGTCGCCCCGAGAAGAGCGAGAGCCGCGACCTCTCCCCGGCGGTCCACACCCTGTTCCCCATCAGCGAGGCGGGCGGCAGCCAGCGCGACGTGAGCGCCGCGGCCAAGGCGCGGGGTGACGACGGCCACCGTGGCCACTTCGACGTGCAGATGGGTCGTCGGCTGTGTCCCGACTGCGGGACGGAAACCTACAAGTCGCGCTGTCCGGAGTGTGCGGGCCACACGGAGCCACACTACGAGTGCGACGACTGCGGGACGGTCGTCGAGCCCGACGACGCCGGACGCGTCTACTGCGACCGCTGCGAGCGCGACGTCTCGTCGGTCGCGTGGCAGCCGGTCGACCTCAACACGGAACTCCGGGCGGCGCTCGACGACGTCGGCGAGCGCGAGGCCTCCTTCGACATCCTCAAAGGAGTCAAGGGACTGATGTCGTCGAACAAGACGCCCGAGCCGATCCAGAAAGGCGTCTTACGGGCGAAACACGGCGTCAGTTCGTTCAAGGACGGCACCGTCCGCTACGACATGACCGACCTGCCGGTGACGTCGATCCGACCGTCGGAGCTGGACGTCTCCGCCGCCGACTTTCGCGAATTGGGGTACGACACCGACGTCGATGGCGACCCGCTCCGGTTCGACGACCAGCTGGTCGAACTGAAGGTACAGGACATCGTTCTTTCGGACGGGGCGGCGGAGCACATGCTCAAAACCGCCGACTTCGTCGACGACCTACTCACGCGCTTTTACGACCTGCCGCCGTTTTACGAGGTCGACGAACGGCAGGACCTCGTCGGCGAACTCGTCTTCGGAATGGCCCCGCACACGTCGGCGGCGGTCGTCGGCCGGGTCGTCGGCTTCACGTCCGCGGCGGTGGGGTACGCTCACCCGTACTTCCACGCGGCCAAGCGACGGAACTGCTTCCACCCGGACACGAAACTGTGGTTCCGAGACGAGGACGGACAGTGGCGTCACGAGCGGATCGAGGCGTTCGTCGAGGACCGACTCGACGACCCCGATCAAGACGACTTCGGAACGCTCGTGCAGGACCTCGAAACCGAGGTGTTTGTCCCCTCGCTCGACGAGACTGGCACGCAGGTGGTGAAACCAGTTCAGGCGGTCTCGAAGCATCGGGCACCTGAACACCTGGTTCACGTCGAGACGAGAAGCGGCCGTGAACTCACGGTGACCCCGGATCACGAGATGCAGGTGTTCGACGGCGAGAACGTCGTTTCGAGGTTAGCTGCGGAACTGACCACGGACGACCACGCGATCACGCCAGCCGAGCTGGAAAGCGTTCGGCCCGACATCGAGTGTCCGCGATTCGACCTTCTGGCGGAGTTCCTCTCGCTCGACGACTTCCCGCTGGAGCGGTTGACAATCCGTGGGCTGGACAGGGACCGTCTCTACGCGCTCTTCGAGTCGACGCTCGCCGACGAGTGGGTAGGACCGTTCTATCCGTTGCAGAGCACGGCGGAGTATCTCGGTCTCTCGAAGAAACGGCTCGGCAACTATCTCTACAGAGAGAGTCTCCCGGTCACGCTCCTCCGCGAACTCTTCGAGTCCGACTCGGAACTCTGCGCACGGCTCCCCGACGACGTGCAGCTCGGTCTCACGCGCGATAGAACGTCTATCGACCGAACCGTCGAGGTCGACGAACGGCTCGCGACTTTGCTCGGCTACTACGCCGCGGAGGGATTCACCCGTGCACAGGAGACGTCAAAAGGGACCGTTCACCAGACGACGATCTGTGGCACGGAGCCGGAAGCACGCGACTTCTTCGTCGAGACGCTCCGCGACTCGTTCGGAGTCCACCCGTGCGCAGAGAACGACGCCGAGGTGACCGCCTCGGGGCGACTACTTCAGACGTTCTTCGATACGGTCCTCGATTCCGGTCCCACCGCGGCTGAGAAGCGGACCCCACAGTGCATCTTCGACGCCCCCGACGCCACCGTCGAATCGTATCTCCGTGGCTACTTCAGCGGTGACGGCACCGTCGAATCGGGTGCACTGGTTGTCTCGGCAACGACGGTCAGTCCGGAACTCAAAGAGGACCTCGTTGCACTCCTCAAGCGTCTCGGCATCGCCTCTCACGTCAACGCCCACGAGCCCGCTCCGCTGTGCGAGCAGTTCCCCGACTCCGCCGACATCGACGACGACGAGTCGATATCCACCCCCTCGTACGTGCTCCGGATCACGTCTTCGGACGCGGTCCGGTTCTCTCGGCGCGTCGGACTCCACCTCTCTCGAAAAGACGAGCAACTTCGTCGCCGGGTCGGGGAGACCCCCGTCGCCGGACGCCGCGTGTTCGACGGGGGGACGGGAGAGTATCTGGTCGAGTCCATCGTATCCGTCGAATATGTCGCCGCCACCGGCGACCACACGTACTGTCTGACTGTCGAAGATACGCACTCGCTGGTCGCGAACGACCTGTACACGAAGCAGTGCGACGGCGACGAAGACTGCGTCATGCTCCTCATGGACGGCCTGTTGAACTTCTCGAAGGAGTTCCTTCCCGACAAGCGGGGCGGGCAGATGGACGCCCCGCTGGTGATGTCCTCGCGAATCGACCCCTCGGAGATCGACGACGAGGCGCACAACGTCGACATCGTCCGCGAGTACCCCCGCGAGTTCTACGAGGCCACCCTGGAGATGGCCGATCCCGAATCGGTCGACATCACGATCGCCGAGGAGACGCTCGACACCGACCACGAGTACCACGGCTTCGAGCACAGCCACGACACCTCGAACATCGCGCTCGGCCCGGATCTGTCGGCGTACAAGACGCTCGGATCGATGATGGAGAAGATGGACGCCCAACTCGAACTCGCGCGGAAGCTCCGGGCCGTCGACGAGACCGACGTCGCCGAACGCGTCATCGAGTACCACTTCTTACCCGATCTCATCGGCAACCTTCGGGCGTTTTCGAGGCAGGAGACGCGGTGTCTCGACTGTGGCGCGAAGTACCGCCGCGTCCCGTTGACGGGCGAGTGCAGAGAGTGCGGCGGCCGGGTGAACCTCACCGTCCACCGCGGCTCCGTCAACAAGTACATGGAGACAGCGATCAGGGTCGCCGACGAGTACGACTGCCGCGACTACACCAAACAGCGGCTCGAAGTGCTGGAGAAATCCCTGGAATCGGTGTTCGAGAACGACAAGAACAAACAGAGCGGGATCGCGGATTTCATGTGA
- a CDS encoding PPC domain-containing DNA-binding protein, which yields MNYREVTPTREFLCSLEHGTDWREEIEEFAAREGIESAWFNAMGAVQDAEVWFYDQEDTEYQSVQFDEPLEVAACVGNVALLDGEPFAHTHAVLSRRSGQSLAGHLNAGTVFAGEVYLRAFEEPLEREHDAVTDLDLWL from the coding sequence ATGAACTACCGGGAGGTCACGCCGACCCGCGAGTTCCTCTGCTCGCTCGAACACGGGACGGACTGGCGCGAGGAGATCGAGGAGTTCGCCGCGCGGGAAGGGATCGAGTCGGCGTGGTTCAACGCGATGGGTGCGGTGCAAGACGCCGAGGTGTGGTTCTACGACCAGGAGGACACGGAGTACCAGTCCGTGCAGTTCGACGAACCGCTCGAAGTGGCCGCCTGCGTCGGCAACGTCGCGCTGCTGGACGGCGAGCCGTTCGCTCACACCCACGCGGTGCTCTCGCGGCGCTCGGGGCAGTCGCTCGCGGGCCACCTCAACGCTGGTACTGTCTTCGCCGGCGAGGTCTACCTCAGAGCGTTCGAGGAGCCGCTCGAACGCGAACACGACGCGGTGACCGACCTGGACCTCTGGCTGTGA
- a CDS encoding DUF7556 family protein, with protein sequence MTDATTPVDASSTEVMASVDSAPGRSQFIIADVTCDDAWMAVRLEEASALPEWR encoded by the coding sequence ATGACGGATGCGACCACTCCCGTCGACGCTTCGAGCACCGAGGTCATGGCCTCGGTGGACTCCGCCCCCGGCCGGTCGCAGTTTATCATCGCGGACGTAACATGCGACGACGCCTGGATGGCGGTCCGGCTCGAGGAGGCATCGGCGCTTCCGGAGTGGCGCTAG
- a CDS encoding CBS domain-containing protein, giving the protein MNVADAMTPRAEVVTVELPGTRDDVLTYLQERGFSSVPVVKQTDDGEEYRGLVSREDLIEQPDEDQLALLLREVPTTAPDATVEAVAELMVDTGTRRVPVVDGGLVGIVTVTDVVHAIASGEADGDAAIGDLAAHDINTTYVGTPLTVAEREIYYANVPYAVVLDDDGRMSGILTEVDIIEVARVVEGEDGTGDSIANQDNDWMWEGIKAVGNRYIPTRNVEIPTEPVETFMTTDLVTVSRTRTAKDAAQMMISNDIEQIPLVSGDELVGVVRDINLLEAL; this is encoded by the coding sequence ATGAACGTAGCCGACGCGATGACTCCACGAGCGGAGGTAGTCACGGTGGAACTGCCGGGCACCCGTGACGACGTCCTGACGTACCTTCAGGAGCGGGGCTTCTCCTCGGTTCCCGTCGTCAAACAGACCGACGACGGTGAGGAGTACCGCGGGCTCGTCTCCCGGGAGGACCTCATCGAGCAGCCCGACGAGGACCAACTCGCGCTCCTCCTGCGGGAGGTACCGACGACCGCCCCGGACGCCACCGTCGAGGCGGTCGCCGAACTGATGGTCGACACCGGGACGCGCCGGGTTCCCGTCGTCGACGGCGGCCTCGTCGGCATCGTCACCGTGACCGACGTCGTCCACGCCATCGCCAGCGGCGAGGCAGACGGCGACGCCGCGATCGGCGACCTCGCCGCACACGACATCAACACGACGTACGTCGGGACCCCCCTGACGGTGGCCGAGCGGGAGATCTACTACGCCAACGTGCCGTACGCCGTGGTGCTCGACGATGACGGCCGGATGAGCGGCATCCTCACCGAGGTCGACATCATCGAGGTGGCGCGCGTGGTCGAGGGCGAAGACGGCACGGGCGACTCGATCGCCAACCAGGACAACGACTGGATGTGGGAGGGGATCAAGGCGGTCGGGAACCGCTACATCCCCACCCGGAACGTCGAGATCCCCACCGAGCCGGTCGAGACGTTCATGACGACCGACCTCGTGACGGTCTCGCGCACCCGCACGGCGAAGGACGCCGCCCAGATGATGATCTCGAACGATATCGAGCAGATCCCGCTCGTGAGCGGTGACGAACTGGTAGGCGTGGTGCGGGACATCAACCTGCTGGAGGCGCTCTGA
- the glyS gene encoding glycine--tRNA ligase, with amino-acid sequence MPERSEGEAVAELAKRRGFFFGAAGAYGGVGGFYTYGPQGASLKRNVEDAWRERFAIEEGNLEIDGPTVMPEPVFEASGHLDGFDDMLVECPQCGESHRADHLIEDATGVEEAESLPIPEVEALIEEHDLACPNCGAPLAGEAVKEFNLMFGTTIGPGSSTPGYLRPETAQGIFVEFPRLKEYARNRLPFGVTQIGRAYRNEISPRKSLVRTREFTQAELEQFVDPERDEPDLSAVADVAVRLYPATEQTDDDGSIVDTTIGEAVADGVIGDAWVGYFLGVASEWYDSVGVDMDRFRFRQHLAGERAHYAADCWDAEAEVDGDWIEIAGFAYRGSYDLSKHAEHAADDFTVFRQYDEPKTVETAVVDPDMSVLGPEFGGAAADVADALQDLAERDPSAFEGSEVTVEAGDTEYAVPTDVANFRVEEQTESGEHVTPHVVEPSFGVDRTVYTLVAHAMRTDEVDGETRTYLDLSPTVAPTDVGVFPLVSNVEDLTERADELVADLRAAGFSVVHDDSGSIGRRYRRQDEVGTPFCVTVDRDGLEGDGPDSVTVRERDSAAQVRVPIDDLVSVLLDLRAGVRTFDDVLDAYDPVSPGAEA; translated from the coding sequence ATGCCGGAACGGTCCGAAGGCGAAGCCGTCGCCGAACTCGCAAAACGCCGTGGCTTCTTCTTCGGCGCGGCCGGCGCGTACGGCGGCGTCGGCGGTTTTTACACCTATGGACCACAGGGGGCGTCGCTGAAGCGCAACGTCGAGGACGCCTGGCGCGAGCGCTTCGCCATCGAGGAAGGCAACCTCGAGATCGACGGCCCAACGGTGATGCCCGAACCCGTCTTCGAGGCGTCGGGCCACCTCGACGGCTTCGACGACATGCTCGTCGAGTGTCCCCAGTGTGGCGAGTCCCACCGCGCGGACCACCTCATCGAGGACGCCACGGGGGTCGAGGAGGCGGAGTCGCTCCCGATCCCCGAGGTCGAGGCGCTCATCGAAGAGCACGACCTCGCGTGTCCGAACTGCGGGGCTCCGTTAGCGGGCGAGGCGGTCAAGGAGTTCAACCTCATGTTCGGCACCACCATCGGCCCGGGGTCGTCGACGCCAGGTTACTTGCGACCGGAGACGGCGCAGGGCATCTTCGTCGAGTTCCCCCGACTCAAGGAGTACGCCCGCAACCGGCTCCCCTTCGGCGTCACGCAGATCGGTCGGGCGTACCGCAACGAGATCTCACCCCGGAAGAGCCTCGTCCGCACGCGGGAGTTCACGCAGGCGGAGTTAGAGCAGTTCGTCGACCCCGAGCGGGACGAGCCGGACCTCTCCGCGGTCGCGGACGTCGCGGTCCGCCTCTACCCCGCGACCGAGCAGACCGACGACGACGGGTCGATCGTCGACACCACCATCGGCGAGGCCGTCGCCGACGGGGTGATCGGCGACGCGTGGGTCGGCTACTTCCTCGGGGTCGCCTCCGAGTGGTACGACTCCGTGGGCGTGGACATGGACCGGTTCCGCTTCCGCCAGCACCTCGCGGGCGAGCGCGCCCACTACGCCGCCGACTGCTGGGACGCGGAGGCGGAGGTCGACGGCGACTGGATCGAGATCGCTGGCTTCGCCTATCGGGGGAGCTACGACCTCTCGAAACACGCCGAGCACGCCGCCGACGACTTCACCGTCTTCAGACAGTACGACGAGCCCAAGACGGTCGAGACGGCCGTCGTCGATCCCGACATGAGCGTGCTCGGCCCCGAGTTCGGCGGTGCCGCCGCGGACGTCGCCGACGCCCTCCAGGACCTCGCCGAGCGCGACCCGTCGGCGTTCGAGGGGAGCGAGGTCACGGTCGAGGCCGGCGACACGGAGTACGCCGTCCCGACCGACGTGGCGAACTTCCGCGTCGAGGAGCAGACCGAGTCCGGCGAACACGTCACGCCGCACGTCGTCGAACCCTCCTTCGGCGTCGACCGCACGGTGTACACGCTCGTCGCCCACGCCATGCGCACCGACGAGGTCGACGGCGAGACGCGGACGTACCTCGACCTCTCACCGACCGTCGCACCGACGGACGTCGGCGTCTTCCCGCTGGTGTCGAACGTCGAGGACCTCACGGAGCGCGCCGACGAACTCGTCGCCGACCTCCGCGCGGCCGGCTTCAGCGTCGTCCACGACGACTCGGGGAGCATCGGGCGGCGCTACCGCCGACAGGACGAGGTCGGCACGCCCTTTTGCGTGACGGTCGACCGCGACGGGCTCGAAGGCGACGGTCCGGACTCGGTCACCGTTCGCGAGCGGGACTCCGCGGCGCAGGTCCGCGTCCCGATCGACGACCTCGTCTCCGTGCTCCTCGACCTCCGGGCGGGCGTCCGCACCTTCGACGACGTGCTCGACGCGTACGACCCCGTCTCGCCCGGCGCAGAGGCGTGA
- a CDS encoding dolichol kinase, giving the protein MSELQRRLVHASGGLVPLGYLAGLVPWAAVAGLFVVSAVVATVLETLRLGVGLDWAIYDRLTREYEQDNPAGYALYTYSMSAVALVFAPPVAASGMLMLAVGDPISGLLGSADVGEIKGVTTLVAMFGVCLALAVGTFVAEGFDPSTTVVAAGLAGAAGATVADGVKPVVAGYVVDDNLSIPPVACGAMWVVLWLLR; this is encoded by the coding sequence GTGAGCGAACTCCAGCGGCGACTCGTCCACGCCAGCGGCGGGCTCGTGCCGCTCGGCTACCTCGCCGGGCTCGTCCCCTGGGCCGCGGTCGCCGGGCTGTTCGTCGTCAGCGCCGTCGTCGCCACGGTACTCGAGACGCTCCGGCTCGGCGTCGGCCTTGACTGGGCCATCTACGACCGGCTCACCCGCGAGTACGAACAGGACAACCCCGCGGGCTACGCGCTGTACACCTACAGCATGAGCGCCGTCGCGCTCGTCTTCGCGCCGCCCGTCGCCGCCTCGGGCATGCTCATGCTCGCGGTCGGCGACCCCATCTCCGGACTGCTGGGCTCGGCTGACGTCGGCGAAATCAAGGGCGTCACGACGCTCGTGGCGATGTTCGGCGTCTGCCTCGCGCTCGCTGTCGGGACGTTCGTCGCCGAGGGGTTCGACCCGTCCACGACGGTGGTCGCGGCGGGGCTCGCCGGGGCCGCGGGCGCGACGGTCGCCGACGGCGTCAAGCCGGTCGTCGCGGGCTACGTCGTCGACGACAACCTCTCGATCCCCCCGGTCGCGTGCGGGGCGATGTGGGTGGTGCTGTGGCTGTTGCGGTGA
- a CDS encoding cation:proton antiporter regulatory subunit produces the protein MTVYESDLPGVGKKHEIELGDGSRLVVVTHNTGKREVFRRPDAEADSEKLFELPDQLARQVGTILEGAYFQPVRTGDIETLLGGDTLIEWVDVPDDSPLAGTTLGDADLRQETGANVIVVQRGDVTITNPGGDTEIRAGDTLLAVGPRDACRTFQSLVTDE, from the coding sequence GTGACCGTCTACGAGAGCGACCTTCCCGGCGTGGGGAAGAAACACGAGATCGAACTCGGCGACGGCTCCCGGCTCGTCGTCGTGACCCACAACACGGGCAAGCGCGAGGTGTTCCGCCGTCCCGACGCCGAGGCCGACTCGGAGAAGCTCTTCGAGCTTCCCGACCAGCTCGCCCGGCAGGTCGGCACGATCTTGGAGGGGGCGTACTTCCAGCCGGTTCGCACGGGCGACATCGAGACGCTCTTGGGCGGCGACACGCTCATCGAGTGGGTCGACGTGCCTGACGACTCCCCCCTCGCCGGAACGACGCTCGGCGACGCGGACCTCCGCCAGGAGACCGGCGCGAACGTCATCGTCGTCCAGCGGGGCGATGTCACCATCACCAACCCGGGCGGCGACACCGAGATCCGGGCGGGTGACACCCTCCTCGCCGTCGGGCCGAGGGACGCCTGTCGGACGTTCCAGTCGCTCGTAACGGACGAGTGA